A stretch of Episyrphus balteatus chromosome 2, idEpiBalt1.1, whole genome shotgun sequence DNA encodes these proteins:
- the LOC129910076 gene encoding translation initiation factor eIF-2B subunit epsilon-like has product MMRLSHLINADESHYNSTTSDEDDDSHQGSPIPDDANIFLSEVLDSLARGIQLKSNPDFLILEINSSRYVYNMSLKEVNFNIVKAVFSLDPIKEATTTNVLSAINQVLSRLGMVVSNYIKSDDSMLDCLKAIQEYCEEQPALRAKVAQIIHYLYDKEFVSEEAIRMWHNELDDDSEWLKAPLQKLIEWLGQSSEGSSEEENDD; this is encoded by the exons ATGATGAGACTATCACATCTAATCAATGCGGACGAAAGCCATTACAATTCAACAACCAGTGACGAAGATGATGATTCACACCAAGGCTCTCCAATACCTGATGATGCAAATA TATTTTTATCCGAAGTCTTGGACTCTTTGGCACGTGGAATTCAACTCAAATCCAATCCGGATTTCTTGATTCTTGAAATCAACTCATCTCGCTATGTCTACAATATGTCTTTAAAGGAAGTAAATTTCAATATCGTCAAAGCGGTATTCAGTTTAGATCCAATTAAAgaggcaacaacaacaaatgtctTAAGTGCCATCAATCAGGTATTGAGTCGCTTGGGTATGgttgtttcaaattatataaaaagCGATGATTCTATGTTGGATTGTTTGAAGGCAATTCAG gaATACTGTGAAGAACAACCAGCTCTGAGAGCCAAGGTTGCCCAGATTATTCATTATCTCTATGATAAGGAATTTGTGTCTGAAGAAGCTATCCGCATGTGGCACAATGAGTTGGATGATGATTCAGAGTGGTTGAAAGCACCATTGCAGAAACTCATAGAATGGCTAGGTCAATCCAGCGAAGGCAGCAGTGAAGAAGAAAACGACGATTAa